The genomic window CGTTGAATAATATCGAGGTGTCCTAAAGTAATGGGGTCGAAGCTACCGGGATAAATAGCAATCACAATAAATCACGATATTTAATGTATCAAAGTTACTGAGGAGATTATATCGAAATTAGGTTACAGGTTACAGGTGACAGGTGATTAAGGACTGGGGACAAAGGATACAAGGGATACAAGGAAGTAAAAAGGTAGACAAAAAGAATCTTTTGCCCCAATACCCAAGACCCAATCCCCAGTTATTTAATTTTGAATTTTGAATTTTGAATTTTGAATTGATTTGTCCCCAATACCCAATCACTAATTACTATTTAGGAAATTTTACATGGTACTGGATCTTTCTATTTTGCCTTTGGCGTTTTTATTCACTTCCCCCGGCCCTATTCTGGTGGAAATCGGCCCAATTACTATTCGCTGGTATGGCTTATTAATCGCCTCTGCTGTCTTAATCGGTGTTAGTCTTTCCCAGTATTTAGCAAAACGCCGTCATGTTAATCCAGAGTTGCTGAGTGATTTGTCAATTTGGCTGGTAATTGCAGCCATTCCCGCAGCCCGAATTTATTATGTTTTATTTGAATGGTCAGAATATGCCCAAAATCCAGGCAGGATTATTGCGATTTGGCAAGGAGGTATTGCCATTCATGGGGCAATTATTGGCGGTACTTTGGCTGCACTGATGTTTGCCAAGCTTAAACGGGTTTCTTTTTGGCAATTAGCTGATTTAATCGCACCTTCGCTGATTTTAGGACAGGCGATCGGGCGTTGGGGTAATTTCTTCAATTCTGAAGCTTTTGGTCGTCCTACCAATTTACCTTGGAAATTGTACATTCCACCCGAAAGCCGCCCCCCAGTTTTAGCCAGTTATGAATATTTTCATCCCACTTTCCTCTACGAATCTGTGTGGAATTTAATGGTGTTTGCGCTGCTTATAACTTTATTCTTTCGCGGTTTATCGGGTAAGCCACGCTTGCGGGTAGGTACTTTATTTATGCTTTACCTGGTAGCTTACAGCCTAGGACGTTTTTGGATTGAGGGACTTCGCACTGATAGTTTGATGTTGGGGCCATTACGAATTGCACAAGTGGTCAGCCTCACTGGTATATCCTTGGGATTAGCTGGTTTAGCGTGGCTGTATCTCCGTAAACGCCCTTTACCTGACGTGGTTTCTCCCGTTAAGGAGGAGTAGGGAGGTTGAGCAGGGGACAGGGGACAGGGGACAGGGGACAGGGGACAGGTGACAGGTGACAGGGGACAGGTGACAGGGGACAGGTGACAGGGGACAGGTGACAGGGGACAGAGGGCAAGAAAGCAGGGGGAGAAAAACACAATTCCCAATTCCCAATTCCCAATTCCCAATTCCCAATCCCCAATCCCCAATCCCCAATTCCCAATCCCCAAAAATAAAAAATGCCCCAGAGTTTTGTTTTCTCCAGGGCTTAACCAGGGTGCATCTACCATTACTCTCTACTACTCCTATAGGGTTAATCCGGAAAGATACTGAGCAAATTCTCAAAAAATTTTTTGAGCTTGGATTGTCTACTGGGAATTACTTAGATTTTATGGAAATTCAAGTATGAAAGCTAATCAAAATATCTTAGAACCGAAAGTTTATATTGTGGGAGCAGGCCCTGGAGATCCAGATTTACTAACGCTGAAAGGTCAAAAACTGCTTGCTGTTGCGGATGTGATTTTATTCGCTGATTCCCTAATTCCTGAACAGCTCTTGCAATTTTGTCGGGAAGATGCGGAAATTATTCGCACTGCTAATAAAACTTTGGAAGAAATTTTACCTCTAATGATCGAACGGGTGCGATCGCAACAAAAATCTGTGGTACGCTTGCAATCAGGTGATCCTAGCCTCTACAGTGCTATACATGAGCAAATACAGCTTCTGGCTGAGGCAAATATTCCCTTTGAAGTCATCCCTGGTATTAGTGCTTTCCAAGCCGCAGCCGCTAAACTCAATGTAGAGTTGACTGTCCCAGGTTTAGTGCAAACGATTATCTTGACACGCATTAGCGGGCGTACAGAAGTCCCAGCCAGAGAAGAGTTAGCCTCTTTAGCAGCCCATAAAGCTAGTTTATGTTTATATCTGAGTGCGCGTCATGTAGAAAATGCCCAAGCTAAATTACTAGAACACTATCCAGCAGATACCCCCGTAGCTATTTGCTTCCGCATCGGCTGGCCAGATGAAAAAATTAGGGTTGTACCTCTGACCCAAATGGCAGACTGTACTCAGCAAGAAAATTTGATGCGGACAACGCTATATGTGATTAGTCCAGCATTATCGTCAACAAATGGGCGATCGCGGTTATATGATCCTAAGTATAGTCGTTTATTCCGTCAGGTTGGGAGATAGGTATAGGGACTATTGATTTCTTGCACCAGCAACTTAGGTTAATATTAAATTTTGAATTTTGAATTGATCATATGCCTTTAATTAAAGTCCAAACTTCTGCATCTGCACCGCAAAAAGCTGAAATTGAGGCTATGTTGAAAAGCCTGTCAGCTAAGTTAGCCAAGCATTTAGGTAAGCCGGAATCTTATGTCATGACTGCATTTGAAGCGGAAATGCCTATGACTTTTGCTGGTACTACAGAACCAGTTTGTTATATAGAGATTAAGAGTATTGGCACAATGGAGCTCAATCAAACTGAGGCGATGAGTCAAGATTTTTGCCAACAGATTAATCAAACTCTCGGAGTGTCGCAAAATCGCATTTACATTGAGTTTGCTGATGCTAAGGGTGCAATGTGGGGCTGGAACGGCTCAACGTTTGGTTAGGTCTGAATTGGCACTATTGATGATGAGGCGATCTCACCCAGTATCAATATATATTCACCAGACACCTCGCGCCGTGGAAGCCCCTAAATTCATGTATGGGGGTAAGGCGCACTTCGACAAGCTCAGTGACTACCAAATTGAGTTGAAAGTTGTACGATAGAGATTCAGCTTCAACTTGTGATTTTTTATGTCTGCTACGCCTCTTGTTTACCCAGTTAACTCAACCATCTCAGAAACAACAACTTTGCCGCCCTTACTCGGTGCTTCGGTGACGGAGTTAACTGCTTGGGTACAGCAGCAGGGACAACCTGCTTACAGAGGGAAGCAACTCCACGATTGGATATATCACAAAGGAGTGCGATCGCTAGCTGATATTTCTGCGTTTCCTAAGCAATGGCGAGCAGATGTTGCAGATATCCCCATCGGGCGTTCTCAGATTCATTACCGATCTGTTGCACCAGATAGCACAGTAAAGTACCTTCTGCAACTATCCGATGGGCAGATTGTGGAAACAGTGGGGATTCCGACAGATAAGCGTTTAACTGTTTGTGTATCTACTCAGGTGGGTTGTCCAATGGCGTGTGATTTCTGCGCTACTGGGAAAGGTGGCTACAAACGTAATTTGGGCAGACATGAAATTGTTGATCAAGTATTAACTGTGCAAGAAGATTTTCAGCAACGGGTGAGTCATGTGGTATTTATGGGCATGGGTGAACCGTTGTTAAATACAGAGAATGTTTTAGGGGCAATTAAATCTTTAAATCAAGATGTAGGGATTGGACAGCGATCGCTAACTTTATCTACTGTAGGAATCCGCGATCGCATCCGGGAGTTAGCCGAACATCATTTACAAGTTACCCTGGCGGTGAGTCTGCACGCCCCCAACCAAGCACTACGCGAACAACTTATCCCCAGTGCGCGTTCCTATCCCATCGAAGATTTAATGGCTGAATGTCGGGAATATGTAGAAATTACTGGCAGACGTGTAAGTTTTGAATATATCTTGCTGGCTGGTGTGAACGATTTACCAGAACACGCCTTACAACTAGCCAAGCGTCTGCGGGGATTTCAATGTCATGTCAACTTGATTCCTTACAATCCTATTCAGGAAGTTGAGTACAAACGCCCTAAGAGCGATCGCATTCAAGCTTTTGTCACAGTTCTGCAACAGCAAAAAATCGCTGTTAGCGTCCGCTATTCCCGTGGTTTAGAAGCTGATGCGGCCTGTGGACAACTAAGAACAAGTAAGTCGTAATTACGCAAAAATACTTGCGTTGCCAGTTTGTCGATCGTGGCGAAGTTTGGTAAATAAAAGATAGCTTAAATAGTTAGCTTTTGTCCCATACTTAACACCAAGCATTGTGAGTGCTAAACGTTTGCCAGAAACTACCGCCCATGTCAAAATCACCCGCCAATCCTGGCAACACGGCTTCCTAGAAGGTGAAGTGAGTGCAGGGGATTTTGAGTGGTATTTCCAATGGAATTTTCGCCTGGGGGAACTTTCCGTGAAGCCTTCCCAGGGTCGGGCTTTAATCAAAGAACCTCTGGGAAGGTTCTTGGAACAGCAAGATTATCAGCTAGAACCAGGCGGAGACTATGCGTTTACGATTCGCGCAAAATTATGAAGAGTGCTGAGTTCCAAGTTCTGTTAGCGGTAGCGCAGCGTTTAGTCGGTGCTGAGTTTAAAGACCGCCTACAACTGGGCGTGGCTTTATACCATAGTGCGAAATTACTGAGTAATCTTCTTGTTACTCAGCACTCAGCACTCAGCACTCAGCACTCAGCACTCAGCACTCAGCACTCAGCACTCAGCACTCAGCAGATTAACTGTTAACTGATTCAGTTAGGCGGCTTAAATATCTTTCGATTAAGAGAATAGCCACAATGTCATCTATAGGCCGTGGTGGCTGGCGCATTCCCTGTGGAAGTAGCTTTGTCAGTCCTTTGGGCGGATACATCTGCCAATAGCGATCGCGTGCTTCTAAGGTACTATAACGCTCGTCTACTAACACAATATTTAATGGTTCGGCTAATTCTTGTTGCAATTGCTGTTTCCAACGTTTGGCTGTAGTTTGATTACCCATCACCAACAAGGAAACGGGAAACCTTTGACGTAGGTTATTAATGGTAGCGATCGCCTCATCTGAAAGCACTACTTGGTGATAATACAATTGTCGGTCTAATCCCATCAAGGCTACACCACATTTATCTTTACCGGGATCGAAACCTAAAATGACTGGTTGTGTTGGGGAAAATTCACTAAAAGCCATAATAAATTTTTATTAAGTGCTTAAAACCACTTTGCCGTTTTGAATTGCTACTAGTCTTACTCTCAAAGGGCCAGCCGTGTAAGTGTCTTCTGCTGCTACTGCTTTAATGTCTACAGGTTGCTGGAACTGTCTCAACAAGGCCACAAAGCGAATAAACGTACCATCAATTTGTACACCTTCGACAATACCCGCATTTCTAGCACGAAATTGGGATGCTGAAATTAATAAATCCAATCTTTGCCTTAACTGATATGAGGTCATAGTTTTAGAATCGGCGGTAGTTGTCGCCAGTACCTCACCTTCAGAAAAGACTAAGACGTTTCTAGCTGTATCAGCGAAAAATTCTATCTGTTTTTCCCCCCTCACATAATTGCCAGCCGAGAAAATTCTCACTACGTATTCTCGACCGTCACTAATTTGTTTTATCAGCTGCTCAACCCTGTCTGGAGTCACACGCAGTAGTTGTGTATTAGCAGCAGTTCCAGGTTCAGCTAATTCGATGCTAGCATTACGATTGGCTTCTTGCAGTAGTTGTACAATTACTTGCTGGGCAGTAGTTGACTGATTAACACGCACTACAGCCGCCGCAATAACTTGACCTCGAACTAAGGCTAATTTACCTAAGCGTAAGTCCCGATATGACTGGTAATATTTTTCCAGTCTTGCTACTTCCTGTTCTAGATAGTCCTGTTGTTTTTCCAATTCTTTGAGAAGAGATTCCCGTTTGGCTATGACCTTTTCTCTCTCGATAATCTCTAGATTGCGATTTTGGATGAGTTTATCTAGTTGAGAAATTTTTTGATCGCGCTGTTCTATGGCTTGTTGACGGTTACTCAGTTCTTGATCGCGCTGTTCTATCGCAGTTTGGCGTTTAGCTATTTCGCGATCGCGTTCGGCAATTGCTTTTTGAGCTTCAACATACAGCCGTCTACGTTCTGCTTCCAGCTTGGTGACAGCTATTTGTAGTGCTTTCCTTTGATTGTAAACACTTTGGAGTTCAGCTATGGCTTTTTGATACTGATTCTGGGTGCGCTGAAGTTTAGTTTGGGTTTGAGCTAAATCTTGCTGCGCTGTAAATTTTTCTTTTTTGGTGGTTTCTAATTCTTGATTGGCTTGGTTGCGTTCAGCCTCTACCTGACTTTTTTGCTCTTCAGCCACTTTGAGCTGTTCTCGTTTTTGTCTGAGGTCTTTTTGAATATCTTCTAACTCAAATACCCCTTTCCGCAAGCCTTCATCAGCCAAAAACAGGATAGCTAGGGTAGTGGCTGCTGTCAATACACCACTAAAAATAGTTACCACTACAGCCGTGTTTTTGGGGCGAAGCTTAAAGAGAGAGAGGCGTGCTTTGCCAACTCTTGTGCCGATGCGATCGC from Nostoc sp. UHCC 0870 includes these protein-coding regions:
- a CDS encoding DUF3146 family protein translates to MSAKRLPETTAHVKITRQSWQHGFLEGEVSAGDFEWYFQWNFRLGELSVKPSQGRALIKEPLGRFLEQQDYQLEPGGDYAFTIRAKL
- the rlmN gene encoding 23S rRNA (adenine(2503)-C(2))-methyltransferase RlmN, which encodes MSATPLVYPVNSTISETTTLPPLLGASVTELTAWVQQQGQPAYRGKQLHDWIYHKGVRSLADISAFPKQWRADVADIPIGRSQIHYRSVAPDSTVKYLLQLSDGQIVETVGIPTDKRLTVCVSTQVGCPMACDFCATGKGGYKRNLGRHEIVDQVLTVQEDFQQRVSHVVFMGMGEPLLNTENVLGAIKSLNQDVGIGQRSLTLSTVGIRDRIRELAEHHLQVTLAVSLHAPNQALREQLIPSARSYPIEDLMAECREYVEITGRRVSFEYILLAGVNDLPEHALQLAKRLRGFQCHVNLIPYNPIQEVEYKRPKSDRIQAFVTVLQQQKIAVSVRYSRGLEADAACGQLRTSKS
- a CDS encoding phenylpyruvate tautomerase MIF-related protein; protein product: MPLIKVQTSASAPQKAEIEAMLKSLSAKLAKHLGKPESYVMTAFEAEMPMTFAGTTEPVCYIEIKSIGTMELNQTEAMSQDFCQQINQTLGVSQNRIYIEFADAKGAMWGWNGSTFG
- a CDS encoding pre-16S rRNA-processing nuclease YqgF, with translation MAFSEFSPTQPVILGFDPGKDKCGVALMGLDRQLYYHQVVLSDEAIATINNLRQRFPVSLLVMGNQTTAKRWKQQLQQELAEPLNIVLVDERYSTLEARDRYWQMYPPKGLTKLLPQGMRQPPRPIDDIVAILLIERYLSRLTESVNS
- a CDS encoding DUF3084 domain-containing protein, translated to MTTGYILIAAILILGGVIATAGDRIGTRVGKARLSLFKLRPKNTAVVVTIFSGVLTAATTLAILFLADEGLRKGVFELEDIQKDLRQKREQLKVAEEQKSQVEAERNQANQELETTKKEKFTAQQDLAQTQTKLQRTQNQYQKAIAELQSVYNQRKALQIAVTKLEAERRRLYVEAQKAIAERDREIAKRQTAIEQRDQELSNRQQAIEQRDQKISQLDKLIQNRNLEIIEREKVIAKRESLLKELEKQQDYLEQEVARLEKYYQSYRDLRLGKLALVRGQVIAAAVVRVNQSTTAQQVIVQLLQEANRNASIELAEPGTAANTQLLRVTPDRVEQLIKQISDGREYVVRIFSAGNYVRGEKQIEFFADTARNVLVFSEGEVLATTTADSKTMTSYQLRQRLDLLISASQFRARNAGIVEGVQIDGTFIRFVALLRQFQQPVDIKAVAAEDTYTAGPLRVRLVAIQNGKVVLST
- the lgt gene encoding prolipoprotein diacylglyceryl transferase, encoding MVLDLSILPLAFLFTSPGPILVEIGPITIRWYGLLIASAVLIGVSLSQYLAKRRHVNPELLSDLSIWLVIAAIPAARIYYVLFEWSEYAQNPGRIIAIWQGGIAIHGAIIGGTLAALMFAKLKRVSFWQLADLIAPSLILGQAIGRWGNFFNSEAFGRPTNLPWKLYIPPESRPPVLASYEYFHPTFLYESVWNLMVFALLITLFFRGLSGKPRLRVGTLFMLYLVAYSLGRFWIEGLRTDSLMLGPLRIAQVVSLTGISLGLAGLAWLYLRKRPLPDVVSPVKEE
- the cobM gene encoding precorrin-4 C(11)-methyltransferase, producing the protein MKANQNILEPKVYIVGAGPGDPDLLTLKGQKLLAVADVILFADSLIPEQLLQFCREDAEIIRTANKTLEEILPLMIERVRSQQKSVVRLQSGDPSLYSAIHEQIQLLAEANIPFEVIPGISAFQAAAAKLNVELTVPGLVQTIILTRISGRTEVPAREELASLAAHKASLCLYLSARHVENAQAKLLEHYPADTPVAICFRIGWPDEKIRVVPLTQMADCTQQENLMRTTLYVISPALSSTNGRSRLYDPKYSRLFRQVGR